A section of the Marinoscillum sp. 108 genome encodes:
- a CDS encoding YIP1 family protein: MDPYKTIWFAPKRTFENFFQSESKQPVYFLPFLIFGASFAIEQSYAIGNLFGDGALIWTALIMIPVGIGVIYLVFGLLLPGLTHWIGSIWKGDSTPRQMTNVYSISIIPYCILLIYQLALFATGTEPTIENMNGLTQYIIRLWTFALLIIGIARVQRFNYGLALLNLLLTYLPFLLIALMIRG, from the coding sequence ATGGACCCATATAAAACGATATGGTTTGCTCCCAAGCGAACTTTCGAGAACTTCTTTCAGAGTGAATCCAAGCAACCCGTTTACTTTCTTCCATTCTTAATATTTGGGGCATCCTTTGCGATTGAACAATCATACGCTATCGGTAACCTTTTTGGTGATGGTGCTCTCATTTGGACTGCCTTAATAATGATCCCTGTTGGCATAGGTGTGATTTACCTTGTTTTTGGACTCTTATTACCTGGACTAACTCACTGGATCGGTTCAATTTGGAAAGGAGACTCAACTCCTCGTCAAATGACGAACGTTTATTCAATATCCATAATCCCGTACTGTATTCTACTCATATATCAACTTGCCTTGTTTGCAACCGGTACAGAGCCAACAATTGAAAACATGAACGGTCTAACTCAGTACATCATCCGACTATGGACTTTTGCACTTTTGATCATCGGGATAGCTAGAGTTCAACGTTTTAACTACGGGCTTGCGCTCCTTAACTTACTTCTAACCTATCTGCCATTTCTTTTAATTGCATTAATGATAAGAGGATAA
- a CDS encoding N-acetylmuramoyl-L-alanine amidase, which produces MLKRLVTFLLLAGSYLTHAQEHKKVMAVQGDGIYSLLRNSGLEPKKYLAPFIELNKENLSSENGLFIGRIYLLPKPEEKVEKADEEVVMPDSVDMQTVKATKVLEKRYYGIFGADYAMVSIESRQLEGAVFYLISGHGGPDPGAVEHYGGQLLAEDEYAYDVTLRLARKLIANGALVYLITRDPNDGIRDARLLEVDHDEETYPSKRIPRNHSLRLKQRVEVVNELYERHAAKPYQRIIETHVDSRSKSENIDVFFYYHELSKDGQRLAQNLQQTFKQKYARYQPNRKYSGTIEPRNSLYIIKYSKAPTVYVEIGNLKNTRDQRRILDWENRDAIAMWITDGVIADFKER; this is translated from the coding sequence TTGCTGAAGCGACTTGTTACATTTTTGCTGCTGGCAGGCAGCTATCTTACCCATGCCCAGGAGCACAAAAAAGTAATGGCCGTGCAGGGCGATGGGATCTACTCACTCCTGAGAAACAGCGGCCTGGAGCCCAAGAAATACCTCGCACCGTTTATCGAGCTGAATAAGGAAAACCTGAGTTCAGAAAATGGCCTGTTCATCGGCAGGATCTACCTGCTGCCCAAGCCGGAAGAAAAAGTGGAAAAGGCCGATGAGGAGGTGGTGATGCCCGATAGTGTGGACATGCAGACCGTGAAGGCCACCAAAGTGCTGGAGAAGCGGTACTATGGCATATTCGGGGCAGACTATGCCATGGTCTCCATAGAGAGCCGACAGCTGGAGGGCGCGGTGTTTTACCTCATCTCCGGCCATGGTGGGCCAGACCCGGGAGCGGTGGAGCACTACGGCGGCCAGCTCCTGGCAGAAGATGAATATGCCTATGACGTGACCCTGCGCTTGGCCCGCAAGTTGATCGCCAATGGTGCGCTGGTCTACCTGATCACGCGCGACCCCAATGACGGCATACGGGATGCGCGCCTGCTGGAGGTAGATCATGATGAAGAGACTTACCCCTCCAAACGCATTCCTCGCAACCACTCACTGCGCCTGAAACAGCGGGTGGAGGTGGTCAACGAGCTTTATGAGCGCCATGCCGCGAAACCCTATCAGCGGATCATTGAGACCCATGTGGATAGCCGCAGCAAAAGTGAAAATATCGACGTGTTTTTCTACTACCATGAGCTGAGCAAGGATGGGCAGCGACTGGCACAAAACCTCCAGCAGACTTTTAAACAGAAGTATGCCCGCTATCAGCCCAACCGCAAATACTCCGGCACTATAGAGCCACGAAACAGCCTGTACATCATCAAATACTCCAAAGCACCCACGGTGTATGTGGAGATCGGCAATCTGAAAAACACCCGCGACCAGCGGCGCATCCTCGACTGGGAAAACCGTGATGCCATAGCCATGTGGATTACCGACGGAGTGATTGCGGACTTTAAGGAAAGGTAG
- a CDS encoding deoxynucleoside kinase, translating into MYMAICGNIGSGKTSLAEKLGHHYGWDVLYESVDNNPYLADFYENMEKWAFHLQIHFLNSRFSQIKTIQDNKQSAIQDRTIYEDAYIFAMNLKKSQLLNERDYETYLALFNSMIEHIHAPDLLIYLKADIPRLVSQIQKRGREYESAIRLDYLKNLNEHYAEWIGNYDQGNLLIIDVNNLDFVNRPEDFSFIVERIDAEINGLFSNKKLG; encoded by the coding sequence ATGTACATGGCGATTTGTGGAAATATCGGTTCGGGAAAGACGAGCCTGGCAGAAAAATTAGGACATCACTACGGCTGGGACGTGCTCTACGAAAGCGTAGATAACAACCCCTACCTGGCTGATTTCTACGAAAACATGGAGAAATGGGCCTTCCATCTGCAAATCCACTTCCTGAACAGTCGCTTCTCTCAGATCAAAACCATACAGGACAACAAGCAGTCGGCCATCCAGGACCGTACCATCTATGAAGATGCCTACATCTTTGCCATGAACCTGAAAAAATCGCAGCTGCTCAATGAAAGGGACTACGAAACCTACCTGGCACTTTTCAACTCGATGATTGAGCACATTCATGCGCCTGACCTCTTGATTTATCTCAAGGCTGACATCCCGAGGCTGGTGAGTCAGATTCAGAAAAGAGGGCGCGAATATGAAAGTGCCATTCGCCTGGACTACCTCAAAAACCTCAACGAACACTACGCTGAGTGGATCGGTAACTATGACCAGGGCAATCTCCTGATCATAGACGTCAACAATTTGGATTTCGTGAATAGACCGGAAGACTTTTCATTCATCGTGGAGCGAATAGATGCCGAAATCAACGGACTGTTCAGCAACAAGAAACTGGGGTAA
- a CDS encoding DUF983 domain-containing protein: MQNRLKGVFQEKCPICGKGEVFETKGNVLLMKMPQMHETCAHCHHRYEIEPGYFMGAMYVSYGLNIAEMVAVLLVCLVIGVSLDYILYLAIFTVLLLWGFNFRMSRVIWMYLFNKG, from the coding sequence ATGCAAAACAGGCTTAAGGGAGTTTTTCAGGAGAAATGTCCGATTTGTGGAAAAGGGGAGGTCTTTGAGACCAAAGGAAATGTGCTGCTGATGAAAATGCCGCAGATGCATGAGACCTGTGCGCACTGCCACCACCGGTATGAGATAGAGCCGGGGTATTTCATGGGGGCCATGTATGTGAGCTATGGGCTGAACATTGCCGAGATGGTCGCTGTGCTGCTGGTTTGTCTGGTGATCGGCGTGTCGCTGGATTACATATTGTACCTGGCCATTTTCACCGTATTGCTCCTGTGGGGGTTCAATTTCCGCATGAGTCGCGTTATCTGGATGTATTTGTTCAACAAAGGGTGA
- a CDS encoding AraC family transcriptional regulator gives MKSINVLDLTEFESHGDPIDFHCNTFTRHLQAHHGAITVPHKHNFFLIVLFTSGSGLHEIDFEKYRVTPGSVFFLSPGQTHYWELSDDIEGLIFFHSQEFFDLSFTDRSVYDFPFFYSQLNSAVLQLNTTDTHKMAARFNELLTEYSGKNTFMTTQKLSSLLSLTYIELSRLYLAQGQMEVSKTGVHSEHLRKLEKLIEENFRTEKSPGAYANMLHMTVRHLNRLTQGSLNKSPTQLITERILLEAKRMLVHGTSSLSQISYDLGYEDYAYFSRLFKKWTKLTPSAFAQQYQSGRSRIQ, from the coding sequence ATGAAGAGCATCAATGTACTGGACCTGACCGAATTTGAAAGCCACGGAGACCCGATAGACTTTCACTGTAACACCTTCACCAGGCACCTGCAAGCGCACCATGGCGCCATCACGGTTCCGCACAAACACAACTTCTTTCTCATTGTGCTTTTCACGAGCGGTAGTGGCCTCCATGAAATTGACTTTGAAAAATATCGGGTAACACCCGGGAGTGTCTTCTTCCTCTCACCCGGGCAAACGCACTACTGGGAGCTGTCTGACGACATTGAAGGGCTCATCTTCTTTCATTCTCAGGAATTCTTCGACTTGTCCTTTACCGATCGATCGGTCTATGATTTTCCTTTCTTCTACTCTCAGCTGAACTCCGCAGTGCTGCAGCTGAACACCACGGACACCCATAAAATGGCGGCCCGGTTCAATGAATTACTCACGGAGTACAGCGGCAAAAACACCTTCATGACCACCCAGAAGCTCTCGTCTCTGCTGAGCCTTACCTACATAGAGCTCAGTCGGCTATACCTGGCTCAGGGACAAATGGAGGTTTCTAAAACAGGTGTGCACTCCGAGCATTTGCGCAAGCTGGAAAAACTGATAGAAGAAAATTTCCGTACCGAAAAGTCACCTGGGGCATATGCCAACATGCTGCACATGACAGTGCGTCATCTCAACAGACTGACCCAGGGATCGCTGAATAAATCACCGACACAACTCATCACCGAGCGCATACTCCTGGAGGCCAAGCGCATGCTGGTGCATGGCACCTCCTCACTCTCGCAGATCTCCTATGATTTGGGATACGAGGATTACGCCTACTTTTCACGGCTTTTCAAAAAATGGACAAAGCTCACTCCTTCGGCTTTTGCTCAGCAGTACCAGTCGGGCAGATCCAGAATACAGTAA
- a CDS encoding DEAD/DEAH box helicase gives MDTSETISGGSLFPYSITLNEAFFAIEANNATFSVSVIQQQSQTILFCECAENTNQMCLHQARALSALTRQEDLQLFFDNQLRHARLKRVAYDYGLENEPDLDEHFRLELYQNRLVINPVNPALTAVTHEHLAELRNSILSPEPPTAPVANSEAETEFIVLRQHKYYKGLQAELCAAPHTQQGKIKAPIRSIDTQAAIWHTSSPGDIKFLMGVGQLKNRTEERLGTRDITALRAVIQNPANYPFYYHQASASESLSPKSLLPIKVRRLQEDITLTVSESKGVYEIYASVSINGVTHQVADLSLRLQCFLVIAEVWYFIDKLPVLSIVQLLKQKSGRMLIYASAFREFKAQFLDKVADKIHIEYTFIAKASPRQLAASEYVSDTEKIIYLSDFGSHVMIMPVMRYNDVEIPVRTKRQVFGKDENGGEFLVDRDTQSEIELTALLIRQHPDFREQLENELDHFYLHKRQFLNEDWFLPAFEDWGHAGIRVLGFNELEGNKVNPHKARIDIKVLSGLNWFNATISARFGRKKASVKKIQVAVKNKSKYVQLDDGTMGILPQEWIEKFAAYFTAGDLNEEDMISIPKINFSDIEELFDEEMLDETTKRDIRLLKQKVEDFTSIQPVPVPKTLQGTLRTYQQEGLNWLNFLDEYNFGGCLADDMGLGKSIQIIAFALLQKEKTPNSTNLLVVPTTLIFNWQAEISRFAPSLSVYTLQGADRIKGTDGLEKFDIILISYNTLLTDINYLRYFEFNYIFLDESQQIKNPESQRYKAARLLQSRNKVVITGTPIENNTFDLYSQFSFACPGLFGNKRHFKELYSVPIDRFKDSRRAKELQQKIKPFLLRRTKQQVAKELPKKTEMILYCPMETEQRETYNAYEKEFRDYISVTEAEELERNPMHALKGLTKLRQICNSTKLLKSDEILGKKTSSKIDTLMEQIENNAPHHKMLVFSQFVSMLELIREELDARGIRYALLTGNTRNREAVVESFQQNEDIRVFLISLKAGGTGLNLVEASYVYLVDPWWNPAVENQAIDRVHRIGQENNVTAIRLICPDTIEQKILQLQTTKKQLSGELITEDSASAKLLSKAELLKML, from the coding sequence ATGGACACCTCAGAGACCATCTCCGGGGGCAGCCTGTTTCCTTACAGCATCACGTTGAACGAGGCTTTTTTTGCTATTGAGGCCAACAACGCCACCTTTTCCGTGTCAGTGATTCAGCAGCAAAGCCAAACCATCCTCTTTTGCGAATGCGCTGAAAACACCAACCAAATGTGCCTCCATCAGGCGAGAGCCCTCTCTGCCCTGACCAGGCAGGAGGATCTGCAGCTCTTCTTCGATAACCAGCTGAGGCATGCACGGCTCAAGCGAGTGGCTTATGACTATGGGTTGGAAAACGAGCCCGACCTGGATGAGCACTTCAGACTGGAGCTCTATCAAAACCGTCTGGTGATCAATCCGGTGAACCCGGCGCTCACGGCCGTCACCCACGAGCACCTGGCCGAGCTCAGAAACAGCATCCTCTCCCCGGAGCCTCCGACAGCACCAGTCGCCAATTCTGAGGCTGAAACCGAATTCATAGTCCTCAGGCAACACAAATATTACAAAGGTCTGCAGGCAGAGCTTTGCGCGGCGCCTCATACCCAGCAAGGAAAAATAAAGGCTCCTATCCGCTCCATCGACACACAGGCAGCCATCTGGCATACGTCCAGTCCCGGGGACATTAAGTTTCTGATGGGCGTCGGGCAGCTCAAGAACCGCACAGAGGAGCGTCTGGGCACACGGGACATCACCGCCCTGCGAGCGGTGATCCAAAACCCGGCGAACTACCCCTTCTACTACCACCAGGCCAGCGCCTCAGAAAGCCTTTCGCCCAAATCATTACTACCGATCAAAGTACGTCGGCTTCAGGAGGACATCACCCTGACGGTGAGCGAAAGCAAAGGAGTTTATGAAATCTACGCCTCGGTATCGATCAATGGTGTGACGCACCAGGTAGCTGACCTGTCCCTCAGACTGCAATGCTTTCTGGTGATTGCTGAGGTCTGGTATTTCATAGACAAGCTTCCCGTGCTCTCCATCGTGCAGCTACTCAAACAGAAGTCGGGCCGGATGCTCATCTACGCCTCCGCTTTCCGTGAGTTCAAAGCACAGTTTCTGGACAAGGTGGCCGATAAGATCCACATTGAGTACACCTTCATCGCAAAGGCTTCCCCCCGCCAGTTGGCAGCCAGCGAATATGTCTCCGACACAGAAAAGATCATCTACCTTTCCGATTTTGGCAGCCACGTGATGATCATGCCTGTGATGCGCTACAACGACGTGGAGATACCTGTGAGAACCAAGCGTCAGGTGTTTGGCAAGGACGAAAACGGTGGTGAGTTTCTGGTAGACCGGGACACCCAGTCGGAAATAGAACTCACTGCCCTCCTCATCAGGCAGCACCCCGACTTCCGGGAGCAGCTGGAAAACGAACTGGATCACTTTTACCTCCACAAGCGACAGTTTTTGAATGAAGACTGGTTTCTCCCCGCCTTTGAAGACTGGGGGCATGCCGGGATCAGAGTACTCGGATTCAATGAGCTGGAAGGCAACAAGGTCAACCCACACAAAGCCCGGATTGACATCAAAGTACTGAGTGGTCTCAACTGGTTCAACGCCACCATCAGTGCCCGCTTTGGCCGAAAGAAAGCTTCTGTGAAAAAGATCCAGGTGGCCGTGAAAAACAAGAGCAAGTATGTACAGCTGGACGATGGTACGATGGGCATACTGCCTCAGGAGTGGATAGAGAAGTTCGCGGCCTATTTCACCGCCGGAGACCTGAACGAGGAAGACATGATCAGCATCCCAAAAATCAACTTCTCCGACATAGAAGAGCTCTTTGATGAAGAAATGCTGGACGAAACCACCAAAAGGGACATCCGGCTGCTGAAGCAGAAAGTGGAAGACTTTACCAGCATACAGCCCGTACCAGTGCCCAAAACACTGCAAGGCACCCTGCGGACCTATCAGCAGGAAGGGTTAAACTGGCTGAACTTTCTGGACGAGTACAACTTTGGCGGGTGCCTCGCTGATGACATGGGACTGGGCAAATCCATTCAGATCATCGCTTTTGCACTCCTGCAAAAGGAGAAAACTCCCAACAGTACCAACCTGCTGGTGGTGCCCACTACGCTGATTTTCAACTGGCAGGCGGAGATCTCCCGGTTTGCACCCAGCCTATCTGTGTATACCCTTCAGGGTGCGGACCGAATAAAAGGGACCGATGGGTTGGAAAAATTTGACATCATCCTGATCTCGTATAACACGCTGCTCACAGACATCAACTACCTCCGCTATTTTGAGTTCAACTACATCTTTCTGGATGAATCCCAGCAAATCAAAAATCCTGAATCTCAGCGCTACAAGGCGGCACGGCTCCTTCAGTCTCGAAACAAAGTAGTCATCACGGGCACGCCCATCGAAAACAATACCTTCGATCTGTACAGTCAGTTCTCCTTTGCGTGTCCTGGCCTGTTTGGCAACAAACGACACTTCAAAGAGCTGTACTCCGTGCCAATAGACCGCTTCAAAGACAGCCGGCGAGCTAAGGAACTACAGCAAAAAATCAAACCCTTCCTGCTGAGAAGAACCAAACAGCAGGTGGCCAAAGAGCTCCCGAAAAAGACCGAAATGATCCTCTACTGCCCCATGGAGACGGAGCAGCGGGAAACCTACAACGCCTATGAGAAGGAGTTTCGCGACTACATTTCGGTCACAGAGGCGGAAGAGCTGGAAAGAAATCCAATGCATGCGCTCAAAGGCCTCACCAAACTGCGCCAGATCTGCAACTCTACCAAGCTGCTGAAAAGTGACGAAATCCTGGGCAAGAAGACCTCCTCCAAGATCGATACACTCATGGAGCAAATAGAAAACAACGCTCCACATCATAAGATGCTGGTCTTCTCTCAGTTTGTTTCCATGCTGGAGCTGATCCGGGAGGAACTGGACGCCAGGGGTATTCGTTATGCCCTTCTCACTGGCAACACCAGAAATCGTGAGGCGGTTGTGGAGTCCTTTCAGCAAAATGAAGACATCCGGGTGTTTCTCATCAGCCTCAAGGCTGGCGGTACCGGCCTCAACCTGGTAGAAGCCAGCTATGTTTACCTGGTAGACCCCTGGTGGAATCCTGCTGTGGAAAACCAGGCCATCGATCGGGTACACAGGATCGGCCAGGAAAACAACGTGACCGCTATACGCCTCATCTGCCCTGATACCATTGAGCAAAAAATCTTACAGCTACAAACTACCAAGAAGCAACTCTCCGGGGAGCTCATTACAGAAGACAGTGCCTCAGCCAAGCTCTTGTCGAAAGCGGAGCTACTCAAGATGCTCTGA
- a CDS encoding DUF3817 domain-containing protein: MNLKTPIGRLRVLAILEGVSFLLFAITMPLKYWLQIPEPNLYVGMTHGWLFILYVLFCIQNIFIHGWGIKASVLSLGASLVPFGTFYADAKIFKPQQKITA, from the coding sequence ATGAACCTCAAAACACCCATCGGAAGATTAAGAGTACTGGCCATTCTGGAAGGTGTCAGCTTTCTGCTTTTTGCTATCACCATGCCACTGAAATACTGGCTTCAAATCCCCGAACCCAATTTATATGTAGGCATGACCCACGGCTGGCTGTTCATTCTCTATGTGCTGTTTTGTATTCAGAACATCTTCATTCATGGCTGGGGCATCAAAGCTTCCGTACTTTCGCTGGGTGCGTCGTTGGTTCCCTTTGGCACCTTCTATGCAGACGCCAAGATTTTCAAACCACAGCAAAAGATCACCGCCTGA
- a CDS encoding DMT family transporter, protein MNKLMWVIMAFISGAFLPIQAGLNTKLGKAGESPVHASTISFVVGTVALLLYILFTQQSVSWEGIKSAPGYVWIGGVLGAFYVTVIILAFPQLGPGLTFGLVVAGQLIISALLEHFNVLVAQQQSISPMRVLGIVLVVVGVVIVRKF, encoded by the coding sequence ATGAATAAACTCATGTGGGTCATTATGGCCTTTATCTCAGGAGCCTTCCTGCCCATACAGGCTGGCCTCAACACCAAACTAGGCAAGGCAGGAGAAAGCCCTGTACATGCTTCCACTATCTCGTTTGTGGTGGGCACAGTGGCGCTATTGCTCTATATTCTATTCACTCAGCAGTCGGTATCCTGGGAGGGCATCAAATCCGCTCCCGGCTATGTTTGGATAGGTGGGGTGCTCGGTGCTTTTTATGTGACTGTTATCATTCTGGCTTTCCCGCAACTGGGCCCTGGCCTCACCTTTGGACTCGTTGTGGCTGGTCAGCTCATCATTTCAGCGCTTTTGGAGCACTTCAACGTGCTGGTGGCTCAGCAGCAGTCCATCAGCCCCATGCGCGTATTGGGCATTGTGCTGGTGGTGGTTGGAGTGGTGATTGTGCGGAAGTTTTAG
- the arfB gene encoding alternative ribosome rescue aminoacyl-tRNA hydrolase ArfB, translating into MSHYIPISRIKPDIQITTARSGGPGGQHVNKVETKVILRFNVLESGHLTEEEKSRLKEKIGSQLTSDGSLIITADSHKSQLKNKELAFKKLDRILTKASFVPKPRKKTKPSKSAINKRIKAKKEHSEKKKWRGKI; encoded by the coding sequence ATGAGCCACTACATTCCCATATCCAGGATCAAGCCTGATATCCAGATCACCACTGCACGAAGTGGTGGTCCGGGCGGCCAGCACGTGAATAAGGTGGAAACCAAAGTGATTCTGCGATTCAATGTTCTGGAGTCAGGACATCTGACGGAGGAAGAGAAATCACGTTTAAAAGAAAAAATCGGAAGCCAGCTCACCAGCGATGGATCCCTCATCATCACCGCGGATAGTCATAAGTCGCAGCTGAAAAACAAAGAACTGGCCTTTAAAAAACTAGACAGAATACTCACCAAAGCCTCCTTTGTGCCCAAGCCGAGAAAGAAAACCAAACCTTCCAAATCAGCTATCAACAAGCGCATAAAAGCCAAAAAAGAACACAGCGAAAAGAAAAAATGGCGCGGGAAAATTTAA
- a CDS encoding HD family hydrolase: MNTDRLTQQLAFIREIDKLKYIQRKTRLFNSQRHENDAEHSWHLAMMAMVLAEHASTEVDLFKVMKMLLIHDIVEIDAGDTFLYDTTQSHVNTEVELEAAKRIFGLLPEEQMRDFIALWEEFEAGETPEARFAKALDRLEPIMQNASNQGGTWAEYDVPLSRVLEKVQGIRKGSDSLWAYTEDLLRENVENGNLKE, encoded by the coding sequence ATGAATACAGATAGACTCACACAGCAGCTGGCCTTTATCAGGGAGATAGATAAGCTGAAGTACATACAGCGAAAAACAAGACTCTTTAACAGTCAGCGCCATGAAAATGATGCAGAGCACAGCTGGCACCTGGCCATGATGGCGATGGTGTTGGCAGAGCATGCCAGCACGGAAGTGGATCTGTTCAAGGTGATGAAGATGTTGCTCATTCATGATATAGTGGAGATAGATGCCGGGGACACTTTCCTTTATGACACCACACAGAGTCATGTGAACACGGAGGTGGAGTTGGAGGCAGCCAAACGGATTTTCGGGTTGCTCCCAGAGGAGCAGATGCGGGATTTCATTGCGCTTTGGGAGGAATTTGAAGCTGGAGAAACCCCCGAGGCGCGCTTCGCTAAGGCTTTGGATAGGTTGGAGCCGATCATGCAAAATGCTTCCAATCAGGGGGGCACCTGGGCAGAGTATGACGTGCCTCTAAGCCGGGTGTTGGAAAAGGTGCAAGGGATTCGCAAAGGATCAGATAGCCTTTGGGCGTACACAGAAGACTTGCTGCGTGAGAATGTAGAGAATGGTAATTTGAAGGAGTAG
- a CDS encoding Crp/Fnr family transcriptional regulator, translating to MIRENPALLQYLAQLHQSNGPVTVTDFHPKTEIISQEKNVKAAFVITAGIAKCFHRENNGKIFVQEFFGPGELFGEIELIRQSLSFSSIEAITQLSAFRMNQEHFHNLLHTDPRFNTLIMETLANKVRYKALRHAHNQSHPAADNLLRLQQSFPDLFHTIPKQDLSDYLGITLRSLNRILKGIDH from the coding sequence ATGATCCGGGAAAATCCAGCCCTTCTCCAGTACCTTGCACAATTGCACCAGTCGAATGGACCTGTGACGGTTACCGATTTCCATCCCAAAACGGAAATCATCAGTCAGGAGAAAAATGTGAAGGCCGCCTTTGTGATCACTGCGGGTATCGCCAAGTGTTTTCATCGGGAGAATAACGGCAAGATCTTCGTTCAGGAGTTTTTCGGCCCTGGCGAACTCTTCGGAGAGATAGAACTGATCCGTCAATCTCTAAGCTTTAGTAGCATAGAGGCGATCACTCAACTATCAGCATTCAGGATGAATCAGGAACATTTTCATAATCTGCTCCACACCGATCCCCGATTCAATACGCTCATCATGGAGACACTCGCCAACAAAGTCCGTTACAAAGCCCTCCGGCATGCCCACAACCAATCACACCCTGCCGCCGATAACCTGCTTCGTCTGCAGCAGTCATTCCCCGACCTGTTTCACACCATCCCAAAACAGGACCTTTCTGACTATCTGGGCATCACACTTCGAAGCCTCAACCGCATTCTGAAGGGGATCGATCACTAA